CTGTATGAACATTTCTCTCAGGGAACGATGGTTATTGATACACTGCAGATATAACTATGTGGTATCTATCATGGAAAAAATGTGATCAAATTATGACCAATGTTTGTATTGTGTATTTCTAAATGTCACTTGTATTAAGTACTCCCTTTGTTCAACAACACATGTCATTTCAAGTTTTTGCATGTTTTACATgctaataagaaaataaagttatAATATTACTAATGTGTTCTAAATGAAAATTTTGTGATgctggattgctggtcatgtgCTTCAGTTGTCTATAATTAAGTTGAAAGAGATCCAAGCCAATTAGCGGACTGACCCCTGCAACAACCAAGAGCTTTTGATTGACTGATTAGAAAAAtgaagtttttttttcttcttatgAAACTCTCAAGCCGCGTCCCTGAGTCTCTTGCAATATTGTAGTTAGCTCTACGTAGTATATTTCAAGTTGGCCATCCGCTTGGGTTTAAGTGTGTGGAGTATTTGCTGGTAAATTGATGCATGGCGACCCCAGAGATGCATCCATCCTTTGGGAAGGGTAATTTTTCTTCTGGAGGTAATTTTTTTAATTACCGAATAATTCATCCATGGATTGGCGGCTATCGAGTCATTTTTCATATTTCAAATTTGATGGACCTTGCAAATGCTTACTCGGCCATGCTTTTCTCATAGTCAAGTACATTAATTACAAGTTTTATCTTGATCTCTACTTTAGCCATGAAATAATGAACAAATTAAGCAGCATGCAGTATATAGTGTTATAGCATGCAGGTTTAGTTGAACTATCAGTTATAATCACAATTAACTGTATACTTAATCTTAAAGAACTGAAACTTTACTTCTTAGATACTGGAGAACTGGAAATGCACATAGCTTAAACACCCATTTAAAACATCATTACGATTTGCTTAATATAGAACATCAATGGTTCAGCAAGCACACCAAGCAGTCCTGATAAACACATATCAAAACAGAACACAGAATGCAGAGGCAATTGATCTGAATATGTCAACTCCAAGCTGTTGATCTGATGAAAAAAGTCAATGGAAAAGTTTGTAGCCATTGCGCCCGTACGTAGTATATTAACTTAGGTGTTCACCAAGTCTGCCACACAAAAACCTAAGATTCTTGTAGCTCCTACTAGGCCCAAGCCCACCTCATAGCAATTGGTCCAAAGATTACTGACACAACTACTAGTCCCCAGAAAGATTTCGCAATTTTCTGTATAGCTCCTCCCGGTTTAGTCCGCTTGATCCTGCCACCAGCCAACTTAGACATGAAGTAGGCAGGCCAATCCATCTCAAAGGGTATAGCACTCTGGACACTGCCGCGAAACCACTCGGTGACCGTCTCCATTGCACCAGTTTGGAAGTCTGCAATGTACACACAACCTTGATTGTCATTGACCAGCAGTTTGCCACTCATCTCTCCGATACACACGCATCGCACAAGGTCGATCTTAATCTGCGTGGGTCGTTTTAGCTTGATCATCTTTGTGCGGTACCAGCGGTCCACGTTGTCATCCTCACTTTTATAGTCACCTTGACATGTCCAGATCTCCAGCATGGTGAATTTCCTATACAAACGAAGTAACGATAGCATCCCGTCATTGGTGACACTAAGCATTGGTTCACTATACAAGTTGAGGTCGGTTTGGTTCGGCGTGATTGGGAGCCTTGTTAAGGACATGTGGGCAGTCTTAGCGCACACACTGAGCGTGTAAAAGCTTGACGTCCGCCTGAAAAGCCAGTGTGCCGCGCCTTGGCACACGACGGCGTTGGCCTGCTGGGGCGCCACATGCACGCCGTGCTCCAGAGTGCCAAAGAACTGTCTAGGCGTGCTCCAGCTCCACTCAGCGGGCATGAACACATGGAGATTGTACCCGGGCTGACCTTCGTCGACACTGATGATTAGCACTTTGAACGAGACCGAGTAGATTGGCCATCGCCGTTTGCCGGAGCAGCAATCAAGATCGGTTAGGATGGTATACCCTACCATCGTGAATTTTCCATTGTACTTCAGCGGGGGGAGCACGCGACCTACGCCCGCGAGCGGATCGCACAATGCCAGACTGAAGCTTCCCTCGATAGTCAGATTGTTGGGGTAGACGAGTTCGACGATGTGATTGAGAAGAAGGCCACGACGCGCGGTGAGCGGCACCGTGTGCAAGCGACCATCCTTGGGAAGGCCGCGGATGTAATGCCCGAGGAAGCGGTAGCGGTCTCCGAGGGGCGACCATGGCACCAGGGCGAACGACGGCGCGGGCGCAGAGATGATTCGTGCTGGTCGTTCTTCACGGGGCAGTGGTGTGACGAGGACGCCGAGGAGGAAGGACGGGTGGAGCGCGCCCTCCGGCCAGCGGCGGAAGAGGAAAGAGGCGTCGGCGATGAGGCGGCGCCACCGCTTGCACGTCGCGGCACAGCGGAAGAGGGCGGCGACGCCCGCCACGCGCACCAGGATCTCGGCGACCACGTCCTCCGGCAGCGTCTCCATTGATCTTCGCTAGCTAGGGCCGGCGCGCGCCGTACCCAACTTGTGAGCGATCGACGTGCGCCGTGCGATTTGGAGCGACCGCTGATTGTGTCTCGATCGGAGTCGTATCAACCTTTTCAACGTCTTAATAATCCTATCACCTGACACCGCCGATGTTTGATTACCGTCATACGCCTCCGTTCACCTTTGTGGGCCTCGACCTCTCGAAGCAGACCCTGGCAGCCCAAGAGATTAGGCCCAAAAAAAATCGTATTCTGTTGGGATCAAACTCAATACCTGCCTCCAAGTCATGAAGGCACAATCCTACTGAGCCATGCCTGATTCCCTAGACAATAGAGGGTTTGTGCTTCTATTAAATAGTACCACCTCGCTTCTTTACGCCCCTCTACACCGATTTATATACATGTATGAATTTAAATCAGTAAGCTGCTTCAAGAATTAATATACATGGGCAAATAGGATGGACAGCCGAGCTGAGTATGAAAGATAACGAGGCACACTGGTAGACCAGAAGAGACGGACAACGACGAGGGTTGTGTGGTGGCAAGATGCGTGCGTCCTGCATGTTGTTGTGCGAATTAGAAGCTCTACGGGACTATCCTAATCTAAACCTCCCCATCCCTGATTTTCAGGGGTGTGGGCCCCTCACTCCCCTAAACACCAATCCAATTCTTCCACGTTGGcccctctctctcttttttttagggattttttttagagatttcaataaaaAAAAGTACTATCAGGGACAAATGTATCCCTCGTATTTTTTTGAAAGGACAAATGTCCTCCTGATTCTCTTTGAGACAAAACTCCTCCTGGCTTTAACTACCGGACTCTCTCCTCCGGTCCTCCCACCTTTTGTTTAGATGCTCACCTTTAGCACAGTTCTTTATTCAACACTCAAAGTCATCATAAAACATGCAATCTCATGAGGATTCCCCAGCCACACATGATGCCCTATatcaagagaagaagaagaagctttAGCTAATTATAAAGAATACGCCTCAAAATTTACATTCGCGATATAGGGCATCATGGGCACCTCAAAATTTCATATCAAGAGAAGAAGAAGCTTTAGCTAAGGATTGCCCAACCACACATGGCGGAAAGTATCTCTCCTCCTACCTAATTTCCTACCAAAATATGCCAATCAGCCCGTAAGTCGATCCATAAGTGTGTCAGTAGCCAGTAGGTCTAACATCTCGGGGCACATGGCACTCGACGGGTTTGTGTGCGGTTAATACGCGTCCAAACCCCCacacatttttttaaaatttgttAAAAATACATCATATGCATTTTGAAATTCATCAATATTTTATCCATACTTTTAAAGCTCTTAAATATAAAACCTTCTACATTTTTTAAAAtcatattttttatattttccatcTTTTTAGTTTAGGAACAAATTTAAAAATGCATATACATTTTTTAATGTGCAGATGTATTTAAATTTTCATGGATATcttttaaattcatgaacttcTAAAATTTTCCAACATTTTCCTAAATTGTTCAAAAATTTAGAGacattttcaaatatttttcctAAACCAAATACTAACATTTAACTGCAAATTAAAAAAACTAAAAGCAATTTTGGCTCAACCTAGTAAATTGGGCCGACCCATTTAGCTTCTAGCAACAACACAATCGTATTTGCTAGCTATCCCGTACCATACGAGTGGGATAGGCACTCTCCTCGTACTACATTGGTACTCTATTCCGTCCTCTAGATTTTGTTGAAAATTCCTCATTACTTTCTCAAATCTCCTTAAATTAACAACACAACTATTGGGATGTCGTTAGCTAAGGCTCCTTCTTGATCACCTTGCGCATCACATATTAGTTAGCAGGGTGAACTTCATGAAAATATTCAAGATTTTTTCGAGAAACATGAAAATATTAAAGTTGGCGATGTAAAAAATTTAAAAGGGAAAAACACCAATCTCTGCATCAATTAATTCTTGCATCCATTTTCCAAATGTCTTGTGAAATAGTGCACCGGAATATTTTCAGTTACGGGATTTTTCAAATGTCTTCCAAATGATTGGGTTGATCGGAGTCATATGAACCTTTTCAAAGACCTAATCCTGTTACGGGATTTTTGGTTTACGGGATTACCCTATGCGCGGACGTGGATGAAATCGAAAGGAATTGAACTGTCAAAACATTTTATATTTAACAACGGAGGGTAGTAAAACAAGTTAGACAAAATCTTAGGTTACTACTAGTAGTTTTACTATGATGACACCCTAAAAGATTAATTTTTTATCATAGTACAGACATAGACACTCATACATCTATActatctatatctatactacTCTATAGTGTACGAGTTTTAAAATTTTGAAACCTAAGCCTAAGAAGCAATGTCAGCCGTTGATGGGCTCAATCCTATGGTCCAAAGTGGAGGGATTCGCGTCTACAGTATCCACCAGGCAACTGCACTTCATTCTAGAGAAATCTTGGTCACTCTGAATTGTTTATTGTATACGGACGTCTCGCTGGTGCACTGCATGTCTGGCCACGCAGGCAGAACAAACCAGCCGGCCATGGCCCGTGGACCTGTAGCACAACAGTTTGCAGCCACGCCAGACTTCTTCTGTACTCCTATTTCTCTCATACTCTTATTTTAGCTGGCAAAAGCAGAAAGCAAGAATGGTGTCAGCATGGAAAGTTCCACGTGTACCAAGGCATCACTTTGTAACGTGTTTGTGCGTCATATAGCTGTTTTTTAGAGAATATATAGCACTTATGGCAGTACATTAATTAAGTTGTGATTAGTGTATAACAATGTATTCTTTTCTACCCTgtgatttgttttttttttcgtGTTTCAAGTTTTGCAACCATAAAAATATTCGTCTTTCAATAACAAATGTGACTAAGATATTTTCCTTTTATGGTATGCATTGCTAAACAAGATGTTATCACGTTGCATCCGAGCTACGGTGACGTGCACACTAATCGCCTCAACGAGGAGGTTTTTTTTCTCTAGAGTTTAGAGCTGGCATTAGTGTGACTTTAGAGCCGATCCAATGTAATGACCGAAGTCAATGCGTGCATTTGCACGAGTACATGTATGCTACTATACATATGTACGGGAGATGCTATTTCGTGCTCGGGCTTTGCAGCGGCCGATTTCCGATAGGAAACTTCAGAAGTCAACTTTCCTTTTACACATAATCAGCGTGAGAGAAAATTAAATGATGCGCCGGGCCCCACCCGTAGAATTCAGGGACCGAGAGAGATTTATGGAAGGAGATGCCCGCACCACGCgttgaatttttttaatttttttttgtgggTGACCACGTGTTGATTTCAGTAGGAGAGATTTATGAAAGTAGTACATGCTAGCCCCACCACTGGAATTCACGGGGGAGAGAATTTTGGATATTACATGGAAGGAGCTTTCCAATGTGTGATGCTGGATCGATCGCTCCAATGAACCCTATGAACGCATGCATGCACACTTTACCcttatgagcacctccgaaagactaAGGCGACACATCATCATAAGATTGATGCAGATGAAATATGCAAAATTCATATTCCGTCCTCGGATGTGGAGGACTGCGTGGCATGGCATCACGAGAAAAATGGCGAGTTCTCGGTGAGAAGCGCCTACAAACTTGCTGTGATGAGCCTTCCCCAACTAGCCCGAAATGCCTTAAGTTCGGCTAGGGACCCAAACGACCGGAGCATATGGGACCTAATTTGGAAATCCAAGGTGCCTGGGAAAGTACGAATCTTTGGATGGAGGGTGGCCACCGATACCCTAGCAACAAAACAGAACAAATGGAAAAGAACACTTGAACTGGATGCTACCTACAACATTTGTGGAAATGGGATAGAAATGAACACCACGTGGTTATGTGTACAAGGAGTAGAGCGTTGAGAGCTGCCATGAGAGAGGTCTGGAACCTACCTGCTGAAAATAAATTCTGGTTCACAGGCGAGAACTGGCTACAAGTAGTACTGGACACAGAGAACGAGGAAACGCGCGCCAAAATCCTGCTGTTACTCTGGCGATATTGGCACCACAGGGAGGATTGCTTGAGAAATAATGGTAGGGAGACGATCAAAGGGTGTGTGCAGTTTCTGAAACAATACGAGGAAGATTTAAGAAAGGCAGAGGTTTCAGCTGACCAGTATGGGGGGAAGGCTGTAGAAAACGATCAGGGGAACTGCACCCGGGCTACTGCACAACCAGTCTGTATGACCAAAAGACTCGACGAAAAATGGATCCCGCTAGTTCGAGGTGCAGTTAAAATAAACACCGATGCATCTTTCCTAGCTGAGATCAGCGAAAGTGCTGCTGGAGTTGTTGGACGAGACTACCGTGGTGTTGTCTTGAAGTCAGTCTGCAAGAGGCTACCAATGTGCCGGAGCGCTGAGGAAGCCGAAGCCCGAGCCATCCTGGTAGGTCTGCAGGCTATGCAAGGAAATTACAATGGCCAAGTGATTGTTGAGACGGACAACCAAATCATCGCGAACGAACTGCTAGCACTGAAGCCTACACGCTCGCCTCATTATGGCCTAATCACATACATTAAGAAGTGCATGGCCGCTTTCTCAGATTGCAGTGTGCAGTATGTAAAGAGGAGCAGAAACACTTTGGCTTATGGACTGGCTGCGCTGACCAGGAGCATAGGAGAGCAGGTTTGGATCGCGAACGTCCCGAGTAGTCTTCGATCTCTAATGATCTCTGAATGTACTGCTCCGTTTTGAGTAGGCTTTCTACTCTATTCTAAAAAAAAAAGATTGGCGAGATAGCCATAGACGTCTTTGTAATCGACGAGAACATCTCGACCCACTGCACGCATATCGTTTTAAGACTTAAAATTAATCCAGGAAAATATGAACACCAATATCAAGTTTAGGACTTGAACTCTAGTGGAATGGGAATACCActatcctcctaaccatccaaccacatgttggttcgcTGAAAAAAACTCTTAACAACTGTTTTGGTGTAGGTAGTTATTTTTGTCTCTCTCTAAAAAAAGTTACTTTTGTCTCATATTTTTTTACGAGAGAAATTTCCAATCTATtaatcttcaatcatggcagtacaaaaAACACCAGaggtaataaaaattacaaccaGGTCCGTGTACCACCTAGTGATAACTAATGCACtagagcgagccgaaggcgcgccgcagTTGTCAGCCCTTACTCGCTGGAGCCAGGCAAACCTTGTTGTAATATACAGTAGGGAAgtcatcgtgctaaggccccataggaccagcgcaccagagtAGCAACCATCACCGATGAAGAACAGAAGGATCTTACCTGTAAACACCCAAACAGAGACGAACGAAGACCGAATCCAAACAGATCCACCGAAGACCAGCACCGATTGAATCCCATGAGATCCGACGTGGACACAACTCCACACGCCCTCCGATGATGCCAGACAAACCATTAGGACGGGGATACAACGTGGGAGACATTATTCCTGCTGAGGGACATCGCCGCCGCCACACCGCCCCAACCAAGACGCTGGACCTAACATAGAATAACACATTATGTAAAGCTTTTGTAACAGTAGCACATAGAATAGCATTTGTAAGTACTAATTTCCGAAAATCCTATTTCTATGCCAGACTTAAAAAAATATGCACTAGTTATTTTTTGATTGCAAATGCCACACGTTTTTTTAAATTCTACAAAAACTACCCGATGGTAAAATTCGCGAAAATAGAGCACAACAGGGATGTACCGTTTCGTGGAGAGGTGGCGGGCTACCAAAAACCTAGCCACCTCCTCATGTACTTCCCTTCTCGCCGCCGCCAGCCGGCAAAGCCCATGCATCGCCAATGATAGCAAGGAGATCCTGACCTGGGGCCTCTTGTTTGTGGAGGAGTTGGAGGGTTGCGGCGAGATGGCGAAGGAGATGTGTGCTCCAGTTGCAGTCTTCGTCAGGCAGTGCTCGGCGATTTCATTGGTAATCTAGCACGGTGATCTTCAACGGCGACCCGACTTTGCTAAGTCATCGGAGAAGAGGGAGCTAGTGCATGGTCCTGGATGGCGGCGAGCTCAATATCATACTCAGACGTATCGTGCAGTGGCATGGGTGATTTTTTCATGTTTTCTTTAGAGTCTTTGAGTTTGGTTTGTGATGGCAAGACGATAGTGTCGTTCCAGTGTAGGAATAATGTTCTCCCTGCTCTTTCCCCATTTCATTCACTAGTGCAGAAAAGGCTAGTTACTGCATGGCAAAATTGGCCTTGCTGGCGTTGGGTTCCAACCGCACCAAAATGGCGCCAGTGAAAAAATTTACTGGTGGTGTTGGAGCACACGTCAACAGTATTTTAGATATTGATGGCAATGCCGCATGGCCAATGCCAACAGTAAGTGTATGTTACCACTGACGTGCCTTGTTGGCCCAACGCCAACAAATTGTTTTTTCGCTTATAAAAAATTTATATGCAGCTATGTAAACCATCAACTAATTTGAGATATACTACTAtatcaactagttcaactctacaaACTAGTTAGGTACTCGACAACTTAACTAGTTCAACTTCACAGAAGTTAGTAGTTCAAGAACTAATTAAACTAGTTCAACTTCACAAACCGTTGAACAACCAAATTACATCATCCATATATAGCTAGTCTTGGTGGTCGATCACATTTCTTGATCAAGGATTAACTTCAACTGTCGAATCTCGTATTTGTGTTCTCTCCCTCTTTCTGGAATGAGCTTTCTACTAGAGGACGAGTCATTTGATGGTCCAATCTTTCATGGTACACGAAAATTCAGCGACGGACCACGACAAACAATTCTCGTAATAGCAGAAATAGATGAAGAAATAGAAGAACAACTCTCTGGATCAAGCAGGACACTAGAAGAAGAAAGTGCAGAAAACACCAGCATATAATCAATCACAGAttaattccacgccaagcaactCTCGAATCCCTCATGGATCAGCAAGCAAACATATTTGGCGCAACCATATCGTTGCCTTTCTCTGTATTTTATTCAACCTATTCTGCCCCCCTTGCACGATCGACTTACTCATACTTTTCATAGTGCACGCAAGCACGTGGCTAAATATTTCATGCTGACTCCTAATTGGACTCTCGAAAACTCCTAATTGGACTCGTACAAATCCAAATAAACCTGCCAACATCTAGCAACGGACCTATACTCCTTTCCCGATTTTAAAAGCTCACGTACAGACTCTCTAGGACTCTCTAATTGTAAGGAAACTAATTAAATACTCCGGCCACATTGATCACATAGTACCTAATCAAAAGATAAATGAGATATTTCTTGGCACGCTCTAGACCACCATCTTAGAGCAGTTCTGAAGTTTGGCTTCATCGTATCTTTCTTTGGACTAGCGGGTGACGCAGCTGAAGTTTGTGTATTTGCATGTACAGAGGCCTTCATGTAACATGTGTCGCTTTTCTCATGATTAATGTGTGGCATAGCTCCTATAACACATGTGGAATCCTTCGTTTTGCTATTAAAGGTCACATCATGATCCCTCTGGTCTCTCAGCCTAAGAGTCTTGTGAAGAGATCAGTCTTCTCGGTGATCAGCTGATCCCTCTCCGCCTTCAGCGAGGCATTCACCTCCTTCAGGGCCTTGATGGTACTTCCATGAGACTCTATCAGCTGGCGGTTGAGCATGTCGACATCATATACCTTCTCCTCTATAGTCATGAATGGTTAGATGTATGCATGTGTTTGCAATGATCATGGGTGTGTTTTGAATCTTAATTGCCTGGTTGGTGCCCGCTTCGCCTCCGTCGACATCGGAACACGCCAAGTTGCAAGAAGACCTGTAGGTACTCATCGGCGTCAACTACAAAataacaacaattagaggacgaaCTAGTGGAAGAACTAGAGTATGTGAACTAGAGTATATGAACTAGAGGATGAACTGTTTTTGGCACTTTAGAACATATGCCTATGATGACCTAGAGGATGAACTAGAGTatatgaatgcaactaaaatcaTATATGAACTAGAGTATATGAACTAGAGGATGAATTAGAGTATATGAATGCAAACAAAAAAACACACTAGCTAGTTCATCTAAGCTTTGGCAAACAAAAAAGTTTTGGCAGTGTCAAAGCTTTGGCACACTGTTTTGAAATCATCTAAATGGGCAATGAACTTATAAAACATCATAGTAACTTTGACCCGAGCAAAAATGTTCTTGAAACATAACTTTGATAGTTTCTATGTAAGTAGCATGGTAATTTTACGCACCACAGACCTGATAACTTACATACAAAATAACATGGTAACTttgaccgggggggggggggggggggtggggggtggaAACATACCCCTCAGGCTCTAGTTATCAACCCTTTAACGATGTAGTTATCAATCTTACCATGCTTTTTGTGAATGCTAATGTTGAAGTTATCAACCTTACCATGGTTCGAACGATGTAGTAATCAGCCTTCTAACGATGTAGTTATCAACCTTACCATGCTACTTATTTGTTATGAGGGTGCTAATGTTGAAGTTATCAACATTATCATGGTAAAGTTACCATGTTTCTCATCCTCTAGTTATCAGCCTTCTAAGAATTTAGTTATCCATAGACCCTCCTCATAATTTCTGTGTAAATAACATTGTTCTATATGCACAACAAAGCTGATAATTCACATATAAACACCAGAGGCAAATCACCCCACCGCCTCTCATTTTTATTTCAAAGAGAACACAATATAGTATGTACACGTCCTAAGGCAAAGGAGAAAGGAAATGTGTACCAAAAAACGGCAAGACTCACCTCAGGGTGGTAAAGGAAACCCATCTAACTAGCTCCTCTCTATATCTCTGCTAGTTCTATGAGCTAGAAGAGAAATGTGATGAATGAAAGCATTCCTCCATCTGTTGAAGCTAGGCTTTTCATTCCTGAAGACTCTAGCATTCCTTATGATCCAGACATTCAAACATGCAGTGAACACCACCTCAGTGAAGAAAGGTTTAGCAAAATTCCTTCTGGGCACCAAAGCATTGTCCCTCATATCCACTCCCTATGGCCAATCAATCTGCAAATAATTCCAGATTCTGCAACTGAAGTTGCACATGAAGAAAAGATGATCCCTGTCTTCTTTGGTGTGAGTTGGACACCGAACACATGTATTAGGATCAGACATTCCAATGCCTTCTTGCAAGTAGATCTTGAGTGTTCAATCTATCCATCACAATCATCAACGAAAAGACCTTGATCTTCATGATACAACAACTAGCCCAAATCCACCTGCAGAGGTAATCGTGATTAGTAGTTAAGCACTGACCACGTCCTTGCTGACGACGCACGATAGTGTGAAATTGACGTACAAGCTGGTCATGTGCGTTGGTTGTCAATAATTAACTTGGAACGGATCTAAGCCGGCTAGCTGCTGGAATCTAGGACTGACCCTTGCAACAACAAAGCGCTATTGACTGACCGATTAGAAGAACTCATTCCACATCGGCGCCCAAAGCAAGTCTTCATACGAAATTAAGTTTTTCCTTATAAAAATCCTGACTCGCGTCCTTGGGTCTCTTGCAATACTGTTACTCTGTTAGCTCATAGTTCATACATCGTATATACACAGTActcccgcaaaaaaagaagtataTACACAGTATATTTTCAAGTTGGCCGACCACTTGGTTTAAATGTGGAGTATTTGCTGATAGATTGTTGTAGTGTCCAGATACATTGATCCTTTGGGAAGGGTAGATTTTTTTGTGGTAGTTTTAAATTTACAGAATAGTTACGTGGTATATTCCAAGTTGGTCATCTACTTGGGTTAGCTTAAATGGGGAGTATTTGCTTGTCGATAGATGCATGGCGACCAGATACATCCCTCCTTTGCGAAGAGCATGTGCATGGGAATACTAGATTTTCAGTGGGTGACAATCTTTTATTTGCCCAATAATTAATCCATGTCTGGCCGGCTACCTGTTAGGAATCCCTTCGCCCTCAACTCACACTTGCTCGTGTACAGTGGTTGATAAGACGGTGTTATCTTAAGctttgcatgtaatttagagatg
This sequence is a window from Aegilops tauschii subsp. strangulata cultivar AL8/78 chromosome 7, Aet v6.0, whole genome shotgun sequence. Protein-coding genes within it:
- the LOC141026680 gene encoding uncharacterized protein: METLPEDVVAEILVRVAGVAALFRCAATCKRWRRLIADASFLFRRWPEGALHPSFLLGVLVTPLPREERPARIISAPAPSFALVPWSPLGDRYRFLGHYIRGLPKDGRLHTVPLTARRGLLLNHIVELVYPNNLTIEGSFSLALCDPLAGVGRVLPPLKYNGKFTMVGYTILTDLDCCSGKRRWPIYSVSFKVLIISVDEGQPGYNLHVFMPAEWSWSTPRQFFGTLEHGVHVAPQQANAVVCQGAAHWLFRRTSSFYTLSVCAKTAHMSLTRLPITPNQTDLNLYSEPMLSVTNDGMLSLLRLYRKFTMLEIWTCQGDYKSEDDNVDRWYRTKMIKLKRPTQIKIDLVRCVCIGEMSGKLLVNDNQGCVYIADFQTGAMETVTEWFRGSVQSAIPFEMDWPAYFMSKLAGGRIKRTKPGGAIQKIAKSFWGLVVVSVIFGPIAMRWAWA